The Sinomonas sp. P10A9 genome includes a window with the following:
- a CDS encoding phage holin family protein produces the protein MSGRHSTPAGRRPKLAALPDLVGQAARLAPRQLNDELALAKIELKNRGVKAGVGAGLFVVALLFLGLLVIALVVAAILGLATVMPGWLAALIVGAAFLVIIAIAVLIGMAWVKKAMPLVPADAIRGVRYDLGIVTEGRNFDPRLLDPSTIQYKRAQATKEAEKAKAKMEKEAQERAHGKVKLPAPTEAELRERLEKRRAHLLDVRDGLVAEMDVKRQAGYLADDVKARFAGGSSRAPFATTGTTARGGPGAQGTSRAADTAEALKGRWAPLAVFTVSATAFVVFLRKLVKN, from the coding sequence ATGAGTGGACGCCACAGTACGCCGGCAGGCCGGCGGCCGAAGCTGGCCGCTCTGCCGGACCTTGTAGGCCAAGCCGCGCGGCTCGCGCCGCGCCAGTTGAACGACGAACTCGCCCTCGCCAAGATCGAGCTCAAGAACCGGGGCGTCAAGGCAGGAGTCGGGGCTGGACTGTTCGTCGTGGCGCTCTTGTTCCTCGGACTCCTCGTGATCGCGCTCGTGGTGGCGGCAATCCTTGGTCTCGCCACCGTCATGCCCGGGTGGCTGGCGGCCCTGATCGTCGGGGCCGCGTTCCTTGTGATCATCGCGATTGCGGTGCTCATCGGCATGGCGTGGGTGAAGAAGGCCATGCCGCTCGTCCCGGCCGACGCGATCCGCGGCGTGCGCTACGACCTCGGCATCGTGACGGAGGGCCGCAACTTCGATCCGCGCCTGCTCGATCCGTCGACAATCCAGTACAAGCGCGCGCAGGCCACGAAGGAAGCCGAGAAGGCCAAGGCCAAGATGGAGAAGGAGGCGCAGGAGCGGGCCCACGGCAAGGTCAAGCTCCCCGCACCGACTGAAGCCGAGCTTCGCGAGCGCCTCGAGAAGCGCCGCGCACACCTTCTGGACGTCCGCGACGGCCTCGTTGCCGAGATGGACGTCAAGCGCCAGGCCGGCTACCTCGCCGACGACGTCAAGGCCAGGTTCGCCGGTGGATCAAGCCGCGCCCCTTTCGCCACGACGGGCACGACGGCGCGGGGTGGCCCGGGCGCGCAGGGCACCAGCCGCGCGGCAGACACCGCGGAGGCGCTCAAGGGACGCTGGGCGCCGCTCGCGGTGTTCACCGTCTCGGCCACCGCCTTCGTGGTCTTCCTGCGCAAGCTGGTGAAGAACTGA
- a CDS encoding CDP-alcohol phosphatidyltransferase family protein has translation MRFFDAGTRPGAEQVETDRLFTLPNIITILRFFGVPLFMWLVLAEREYGWAVVVLAVMGSTDWVDGYVARRLGQVSLLGKVLDPAADRLALLAVALTLVLADVVQWWYLAALLVPDLALGTASLFYFHSHPDLPVSKIGKLRTAFLLVGTPLLVLSKLSVPGAVAYAVVAWVLLLLGLIGHWIAAFNYFRAIVAKGRPVRESRLEDNGWEGGR, from the coding sequence GTGAGGTTCTTCGACGCGGGCACACGGCCGGGGGCCGAGCAGGTCGAGACCGACCGCCTCTTCACCCTGCCGAACATCATCACGATCCTGAGGTTCTTCGGCGTGCCGCTCTTCATGTGGCTCGTCCTCGCCGAGCGGGAGTACGGCTGGGCCGTAGTGGTGCTCGCAGTCATGGGGAGCACGGACTGGGTGGACGGCTACGTGGCGCGGCGCCTCGGCCAGGTCTCGCTGCTCGGGAAGGTACTCGACCCGGCGGCGGACCGCCTCGCGCTTCTTGCTGTCGCGCTGACCCTCGTGCTCGCCGACGTGGTGCAGTGGTGGTACCTCGCCGCTCTGCTCGTGCCCGACCTCGCACTGGGCACGGCCTCGCTCTTCTACTTCCACAGCCATCCTGACCTCCCGGTGTCGAAGATCGGGAAGCTCCGCACGGCATTCCTTCTCGTGGGTACGCCGCTGCTCGTTCTGTCCAAACTGTCCGTCCCCGGGGCGGTTGCCTACGCAGTGGTGGCCTGGGTCCTGCTCCTCCTTGGCCTCATCGGGCACTGGATTGCAGCGTTCAACTACTTCCGCGCAATCGTGGCCAAGGGTCGGCCGGTGCGCGAGAGCAGGCTTGAGGACAACGGCTGGGAAGGCGGTCGTTGA
- a CDS encoding DMT family transporter: MVWFAVVLAVLGAFFLAFGAQRQGSAVKADMGGLALSSRSFVRLLRNPRWILGLTLLGAGMLCNMVALVSAPLTVIQPIGAIALVITTIVNSKDQGITINRPTVVAITACVTGSALFVLLAVNATVENHHVGADAELAIVLLLALAVGVLGGLATMFRHRLSAFVYILGAGVLFGFVAVLTRIIGRDLLSANGQFLLNVQWYSVVAIVAAGGLGSWFVQNAYSSGPPDLVIAGLTVIDPIVGIAIGITILGELRPDVPAVVAVAMVVAALIAIVGVIALSRHHPEVAKRKKDSARELRGGSGPDARSHTGG, translated from the coding sequence ATGGTGTGGTTCGCCGTCGTGCTCGCCGTGCTCGGCGCCTTCTTCCTCGCGTTCGGCGCGCAGCGGCAGGGGAGTGCCGTCAAGGCGGACATGGGCGGCCTCGCCCTGAGCTCCCGCAGCTTCGTCCGGCTCCTGCGGAATCCCCGGTGGATTCTCGGACTGACACTCCTCGGCGCTGGCATGCTGTGCAACATGGTCGCCCTTGTCTCGGCACCTCTGACAGTGATCCAGCCGATCGGTGCCATCGCGCTCGTCATCACGACGATTGTCAACTCCAAGGACCAGGGCATCACGATCAATCGGCCCACCGTCGTCGCCATCACCGCCTGCGTGACCGGATCGGCGCTCTTCGTCCTGCTTGCCGTGAACGCGACGGTCGAGAACCATCATGTGGGTGCCGACGCGGAACTGGCCATCGTGCTGCTGCTCGCCCTCGCCGTCGGGGTGCTCGGTGGTCTCGCGACCATGTTCCGGCACCGGCTGAGCGCGTTCGTCTACATCCTCGGAGCGGGGGTGCTGTTCGGCTTCGTGGCCGTCCTGACCCGGATCATCGGTCGGGACCTCCTCTCCGCCAACGGGCAGTTCCTCCTGAACGTGCAGTGGTATTCGGTCGTCGCGATCGTGGCTGCGGGAGGTCTCGGCTCCTGGTTCGTCCAGAACGCCTATTCGTCCGGGCCGCCCGACCTCGTGATCGCCGGCCTGACGGTCATCGATCCGATTGTCGGCATTGCGATCGGCATCACCATCCTCGGTGAGCTGCGTCCTGACGTGCCCGCCGTCGTTGCGGTTGCCATGGTGGTGGCCGCCCTCATTGCTATCGTGGGAGTCATTGCCCTGTCCCGGCACCATCCGGAGGTCGCGAAGCGGAAGAAGGACTCCGCGCGCGAGCTTCGGGGAGGATCCGGGCCCGATGCACGTTCCCACACCGGCGGCTGA
- a CDS encoding glycosyltransferase, with amino-acid sequence MTTPEPETDLTSKPLTILIGADTYPPHVNGAAQFGYRLAKGMTARGHHVHVAAVRSDRGKSFTEVRPEATVHRLRSHSVPTHEYWRVVFPWEVKKEIALLFDHVKPDVVHIQSHYMIGEHVLYEAVKRGIRVVATNHFMPENLNPFLPFPQWFLNIVGRQSWKDMGKVMGQADVVTTPTPLAAKAMRDHAFLTEVLPLSNGIDIAAYEPRPGEVVVKNPYPTVLFAGRLAEEKHIDVLIEAVAKTPPELNVHLEIVGGGEVRPSLEHLVDRLGVRSRVRFLGLAPDDELRLAYLRADLFCMSGTAELQSLATLEAMSASTPVVLANAMALPHLVVDGENGYLFRPNDVDDLAAKITAVLSLPPAERARMGAESYRMVQKHGLKATLDTFEALYRGTDVGGDLA; translated from the coding sequence GTGACCACGCCTGAACCCGAGACGGACCTGACCAGCAAGCCGCTGACGATTCTGATTGGCGCAGACACCTATCCACCCCATGTCAACGGCGCCGCGCAGTTCGGGTATCGGCTTGCCAAAGGCATGACGGCGCGCGGACACCACGTGCACGTCGCCGCCGTGCGCTCCGACAGGGGAAAGAGCTTCACCGAGGTGCGCCCGGAGGCAACCGTCCACCGTCTCCGTTCCCACTCGGTGCCGACCCACGAATACTGGCGCGTCGTGTTCCCCTGGGAGGTCAAGAAGGAGATCGCGCTCCTCTTCGACCATGTCAAGCCCGATGTGGTCCACATCCAGAGCCATTACATGATCGGCGAGCACGTCCTCTACGAGGCGGTGAAGCGTGGCATTCGCGTGGTCGCGACCAATCACTTCATGCCGGAGAACCTCAACCCGTTCCTTCCCTTCCCGCAGTGGTTCCTGAACATCGTGGGCCGCCAGTCGTGGAAGGACATGGGCAAGGTCATGGGGCAGGCCGATGTGGTCACGACGCCAACGCCGCTCGCCGCGAAGGCCATGCGTGACCATGCGTTCCTGACGGAGGTGCTGCCCCTCTCGAACGGCATCGACATCGCCGCCTACGAGCCGCGGCCCGGCGAGGTGGTCGTGAAGAACCCGTATCCCACTGTTCTCTTCGCCGGGCGGCTCGCGGAGGAGAAGCATATCGACGTGCTCATCGAGGCCGTCGCCAAGACCCCGCCCGAGCTCAATGTGCACCTTGAGATCGTGGGCGGCGGAGAGGTGCGCCCGTCCCTTGAGCATCTCGTGGACCGCCTGGGCGTGAGGAGCCGGGTCCGCTTCCTTGGCCTTGCACCCGACGACGAGCTCCGGCTCGCCTACCTCCGCGCAGACCTCTTCTGCATGTCGGGGACCGCGGAACTCCAGTCCCTCGCGACGCTCGAGGCCATGAGCGCCTCCACCCCGGTGGTGCTGGCGAACGCGATGGCCTTGCCGCACCTCGTGGTCGACGGTGAGAACGGGTATCTCTTCCGCCCCAACGACGTCGACGACCTTGCTGCCAAGATCACCGCCGTGCTGAGCCTTCCCCCGGCGGAACGGGCCCGGATGGGCGCGGAGAGTTACCGCATGGTCCAGAAGCACGGACTCAAGGCCACACTGGACACGTTCGAGGCCCTGTACCGCGGCACCGACGTCGGCGGCGACCTGGCCTAG
- a CDS encoding acyl-CoA dehydrogenase family protein gives MTQPRTAAADLPYADGDFYAFEALLSDKERDRLHEVREWLAREVAPIAIDCWNRAEFPHEIVPKVAELDVMSPVRRQGHSNLLAGLLHAEFTRADASIATFMGVHDGLFAGSIELLASEEQKAAWLPEIYSLDKIGAFGLTEPLGGSDVAGGTRTTARRDGGDWILTGAKRWIGNATFSDWVVVFARDEADNQVKGFLVDTNLPGYSATRIENKIALRTVQNADITLDDVRVPAEFKLAHANSFRDTNKVLKATRLSVAWQAVGQQLAAFDVARRYTVEREQFGRPIASFQLVQDQLVTMLGNVVSSLGMMVRLAQLEDAGRARDEQSALAKAFTTARMRESVAIGRSLLGGNGIVTDYGMAKVFADAEAIYSYEGTHEINSLVVGRSITGISAIV, from the coding sequence ATGACGCAGCCGCGCACCGCCGCCGCCGATCTGCCGTACGCCGACGGCGACTTCTATGCCTTCGAGGCCCTTCTCTCCGACAAAGAGAGGGACCGCCTCCACGAGGTGCGTGAGTGGCTGGCACGCGAAGTGGCCCCCATTGCCATCGACTGCTGGAACCGTGCCGAGTTCCCGCATGAGATCGTGCCCAAGGTTGCCGAGCTCGACGTCATGAGTCCGGTCCGTCGCCAGGGTCACTCGAACCTGCTCGCGGGACTCCTCCACGCCGAGTTCACCCGCGCCGACGCCTCGATCGCCACCTTCATGGGCGTCCACGACGGCCTGTTCGCAGGGTCGATCGAGCTGCTCGCCTCCGAGGAGCAGAAGGCTGCCTGGCTGCCCGAGATCTATTCGCTGGACAAGATCGGGGCCTTCGGCCTGACCGAGCCGCTCGGCGGCTCCGATGTCGCCGGCGGGACCCGGACCACTGCGCGCCGCGACGGTGGCGACTGGATCCTCACGGGTGCCAAGCGCTGGATCGGCAACGCGACGTTCTCCGACTGGGTCGTGGTCTTCGCGCGGGACGAGGCCGATAACCAGGTCAAGGGCTTCCTCGTGGACACCAACCTGCCCGGGTACAGCGCCACGCGGATCGAGAACAAGATCGCGCTGCGCACGGTGCAGAACGCGGACATCACGCTCGATGACGTCCGAGTCCCGGCCGAGTTCAAGCTCGCCCACGCCAACAGCTTCAGGGATACGAACAAGGTGCTCAAAGCCACACGGCTCTCCGTGGCGTGGCAGGCCGTCGGGCAGCAGCTGGCCGCCTTCGACGTGGCGCGGCGGTACACGGTCGAGCGTGAGCAGTTCGGCCGCCCGATCGCCTCCTTCCAGCTGGTCCAGGACCAGCTCGTCACGATGCTCGGCAACGTGGTGAGCTCGCTGGGCATGATGGTCCGCCTCGCGCAGCTCGAGGATGCCGGCCGGGCCCGCGATGAGCAGTCTGCGCTCGCGAAGGCCTTCACGACCGCCCGCATGCGCGAGAGCGTCGCGATCGGCCGCAGCCTGCTCGGCGGCAACGGCATCGTGACGGACTACGGGATGGCCAAGGTGTTCGCAGACGCGGAGGCCATCTACTCGTATGAGGGCACGCACGAGATCAACTCTCTCGTGGTGGGCCGGTCGATCACGGGCATCTCAGCCATCGTCTGA
- a CDS encoding M23 family metallopeptidase: MTPRMPLTGREPLRILTAVPSVCALALSAAVGGPAAAQAPPAAQVALAQPVGASPTLARPAGAQPSGYGWAWPLEPRPAVVRQFDPPRRPWLSGHRGADLGAVRGAEVRSPQAGTVVFSGWVVDRPVVTIDHGDGLRSSFEPVVGTAAVGAAVARGEPVGALAPGEAGHCGPDDCLHWGVRRGDEYVDPLAFIEDRRPSVLLPWG; encoded by the coding sequence ATGACACCTCGGATGCCCCTTACCGGCCGAGAGCCGCTCAGAATCCTCACGGCAGTGCCGAGCGTCTGCGCTCTGGCGCTCTCCGCGGCTGTGGGCGGCCCCGCCGCGGCGCAGGCACCGCCTGCCGCACAGGTCGCCCTCGCCCAGCCCGTAGGCGCATCGCCCACGCTCGCCAGGCCCGCCGGAGCACAGCCTTCAGGTTACGGGTGGGCATGGCCGCTCGAGCCGCGGCCCGCCGTCGTGCGCCAGTTCGATCCCCCGAGGCGCCCGTGGCTGTCAGGCCACCGGGGGGCGGACCTCGGTGCGGTGCGGGGCGCCGAAGTCCGCTCGCCGCAGGCCGGGACGGTGGTGTTCAGCGGTTGGGTGGTGGACCGGCCCGTGGTGACCATCGACCACGGCGACGGGCTGCGGAGCAGCTTCGAACCCGTCGTGGGCACGGCTGCCGTGGGTGCCGCGGTCGCCAGGGGCGAACCCGTCGGGGCCCTCGCTCCGGGCGAGGCCGGCCACTGCGGCCCCGACGACTGCCTGCATTGGGGCGTACGCCGGGGCGACGAGTACGTGGACCCCCTGGCATTCATCGAGGACCGCCGGCCCTCGGTCCTGCTGCCCTGGGGCTGA
- the rpsB gene encoding 30S ribosomal protein S2, with product MPVVTMRQLLDSGVHFGHQTRRWNPKMKRFILTERNGIYIIDLQQSLSFIDRAFEFVKATVAHGGTVLFVGTKKQAQEAIAEQATRVGQPYVNQRWLGGMLTNFSTVAKRIQRLKELEEIDFEDVAGSGRTKKELLILQREKDKLEKTLGGIRNLTRTPSALWIVDTKKEHLAVDEAKKLGIPVVAILDTNCDPDEVDFPIPGNDDAIRSVNLLTRVVADSVAEGLIARQNRGSGTEGAQAEPLAEWERELLEGQKAEDAAAAPAEAAAEAPAETAAAEAPAEAAAEAPAEAESAEGTN from the coding sequence ATGCCCGTCGTTACCATGCGCCAGCTGCTCGACAGCGGTGTCCACTTCGGCCACCAGACCCGCCGTTGGAACCCGAAGATGAAGCGCTTCATCCTCACCGAGCGCAACGGCATCTACATCATCGACCTCCAGCAGTCGCTGTCGTTCATCGACCGCGCCTTCGAGTTCGTCAAGGCCACGGTTGCCCACGGCGGCACCGTGCTCTTCGTCGGCACCAAGAAGCAGGCGCAGGAGGCCATCGCGGAGCAGGCCACGCGCGTCGGCCAGCCCTACGTCAACCAGCGTTGGCTGGGCGGCATGCTGACCAACTTCTCGACGGTTGCCAAGCGCATCCAGCGCCTCAAGGAGCTTGAGGAGATCGACTTCGAGGATGTGGCAGGTTCGGGCCGCACCAAGAAGGAGCTCCTCATCCTGCAGCGCGAGAAGGACAAGCTCGAGAAGACCCTCGGCGGCATCCGCAACCTGACCCGCACCCCATCGGCGCTCTGGATCGTTGACACGAAGAAGGAGCACCTCGCGGTCGACGAGGCCAAGAAGCTCGGCATCCCCGTCGTGGCGATCCTCGACACGAACTGCGATCCGGACGAGGTCGATTTCCCGATCCCGGGCAACGACGACGCCATCCGCTCCGTGAACCTCCTCACCCGCGTTGTCGCTGACTCCGTGGCCGAGGGCCTCATTGCCCGCCAGAACCGCGGTTCCGGCACCGAGGGCGCGCAGGCGGAGCCGCTGGCCGAGTGGGAGCGCGAGCTCCTCGAGGGCCAGAAGGCCGAGGACGCCGCTGCTGCTCCGGCCGAGGCTGCTGCTGAGGCGCCCGCCGAGACTGCCGCTGCTGAGGCCCCCGCCGAGGCTGCTGCTGAGGCTCCGGCCGAGGCTGAGTCCGCCGAGGGCACCAACTAA
- the tsf gene encoding translation elongation factor Ts, with protein sequence MANYTAADIKALRERTGAGMMDVKKALDEANGDAEKAVEIIRIKGLKGATKREGRSTAEGLVAAKVENGVGVMVEVNCETDFVAKSAKFIELADKVLNAAVASGAADLEALLAADVEGKPLSEFVVEEGAVLGEKIVVRRLARIEGATVDAYLHKTSKDLPAQVGVLFAVSGEGDAAQTAAHDVAVHVAAMAPNYLRREDVPADLVESERRIAEETAKAEGKPEAALTKIVEGRVTGFYKGEVLLDQAFAKDAKKSVGQVLTEAGVEGTAFARFRVGA encoded by the coding sequence ATGGCGAACTACACCGCCGCTGACATCAAGGCCCTGCGCGAGCGCACGGGCGCAGGCATGATGGACGTCAAGAAGGCTCTCGACGAGGCCAACGGCGATGCCGAGAAGGCCGTCGAGATCATCCGTATCAAGGGCCTCAAGGGCGCTACCAAGCGCGAGGGCCGCTCGACTGCCGAGGGCCTCGTGGCCGCGAAGGTCGAGAACGGCGTCGGCGTCATGGTCGAGGTCAACTGCGAGACCGACTTCGTGGCCAAGTCTGCCAAGTTCATCGAGCTCGCCGACAAGGTCCTCAACGCGGCTGTCGCCTCCGGCGCCGCCGACCTCGAGGCCCTTCTGGCCGCTGACGTCGAAGGCAAGCCGCTGAGCGAGTTCGTCGTCGAAGAGGGCGCAGTGCTCGGCGAGAAGATCGTCGTCCGCCGCCTCGCCCGCATCGAGGGCGCGACCGTCGACGCCTACCTCCACAAGACGTCCAAGGACCTCCCGGCGCAGGTCGGCGTGCTGTTCGCCGTCAGCGGCGAGGGCGACGCTGCCCAGACCGCTGCGCACGACGTCGCCGTGCACGTGGCCGCGATGGCACCGAACTACCTCCGCCGCGAGGACGTCCCGGCCGATCTCGTCGAGTCGGAGCGTCGGATCGCGGAGGAGACCGCCAAGGCCGAGGGCAAGCCTGAGGCTGCCCTGACGAAGATCGTCGAAGGCCGCGTCACCGGCTTCTACAAGGGCGAGGTGCTCCTCGACCAGGCGTTCGCCAAGGACGCCAAGAAGTCCGTCGGCCAGGTCCTCACCGAGGCAGGAGTCGAGGGGACCGCGTTCGCGCGCTTCCGCGTCGGCGCCTAG
- the pyrH gene encoding UMP kinase → MESVSTADTTVPSDPLADAANPAAGIATEASTALDGEPRHRRRVLLKLSGEVFGGGKLGVDTATVRGIAEQIAAAVDDVEIAIVVGGGNFFRGAELSVSGMDRSRADYMGMLGTVMNCLALQDFLEQAGVETRVQSAITMGQVAEAYIPRRAIRHMEKGRVVIFGAGAGLPYFSTDTVAAQRALEVHADVVLMAKSGVDGVYTADPKKDPSAVKLEHLTYDEALRRDIRVMDQTAMTMCKDNRLEMVVFGMEGKGNVTKAIRGDHLGTRVTV, encoded by the coding sequence ATGGAATCCGTATCGACCGCAGACACGACTGTGCCCTCCGACCCGCTGGCAGACGCAGCCAACCCAGCCGCCGGCATCGCCACGGAGGCGTCCACCGCGCTCGACGGCGAGCCGCGCCACCGGCGTCGAGTCCTCCTGAAGCTCTCGGGTGAGGTGTTCGGCGGCGGCAAGCTCGGCGTCGACACGGCGACCGTGCGGGGCATCGCGGAGCAGATCGCCGCCGCCGTCGACGACGTCGAGATCGCCATCGTGGTCGGTGGCGGCAACTTCTTCCGCGGAGCCGAGCTGTCGGTCTCGGGCATGGACCGCTCGCGCGCCGACTATATGGGCATGCTCGGCACGGTCATGAACTGCCTCGCCCTGCAGGACTTCCTCGAGCAGGCCGGCGTCGAGACGCGTGTCCAGAGCGCGATCACGATGGGCCAAGTCGCCGAAGCCTACATCCCGCGTCGCGCCATCAGGCACATGGAGAAGGGCCGCGTCGTGATCTTCGGCGCAGGGGCTGGACTGCCCTACTTCTCGACCGACACCGTTGCCGCGCAGCGCGCGCTCGAGGTGCACGCCGACGTCGTGCTCATGGCCAAGAGCGGAGTCGACGGCGTCTACACAGCCGACCCGAAGAAGGACCCGAGCGCCGTCAAGCTCGAGCACCTCACCTACGACGAGGCGCTGCGCCGCGATATCCGCGTCATGGACCAGACGGCCATGACGATGTGCAAGGACAACCGCCTCGAGATGGTCGTGTTCGGCATGGAGGGCAAGGGAAACGTCACCAAGGCGATCCGCGGCGACCATCTCGGCACGCGGGTGACCGTCTGA
- the frr gene encoding ribosome recycling factor encodes MIEETLLEATDKMEKAVEVAKEDFASIRTGRANPALYAKVMVDYYGTPTPLQQLASFQVSDARTILITPYDKSALRDVEKALSDSEVGANPSNDGSVIRVVLPELTQERRKEYVKVVKGKGEDAKVSIRSIRRKAKETLDKLVKDGEVGEDDGVRGEKDLDSLTKKHVDAVDELVKRKEAELLEV; translated from the coding sequence GTGATCGAAGAGACCCTGCTCGAAGCCACCGACAAGATGGAGAAGGCCGTCGAGGTGGCCAAGGAGGACTTCGCGTCGATCCGGACCGGCCGTGCCAACCCCGCCCTGTACGCGAAGGTGATGGTGGACTACTACGGGACCCCGACGCCGCTCCAGCAGCTGGCCTCCTTCCAGGTCTCGGATGCTCGCACGATCCTCATCACGCCGTACGACAAGAGCGCCCTGCGCGACGTCGAGAAGGCCCTCAGCGACTCAGAGGTCGGCGCCAACCCGTCCAACGACGGCAGCGTGATCCGGGTGGTCCTGCCCGAGCTCACGCAGGAGCGCCGCAAGGAGTACGTCAAGGTCGTCAAGGGCAAGGGTGAGGACGCCAAGGTCTCGATCCGCAGCATCCGCCGCAAGGCGAAGGAGACGCTCGACAAGCTCGTCAAGGACGGCGAGGTCGGCGAGGACGACGGCGTGCGCGGTGAGAAGGACCTCGACTCGCTGACCAAGAAGCACGTGGACGCCGTCGACGAGCTGGTCAAGCGCAAGGAAGCCGAGCTCCTCGAGGTCTGA
- a CDS encoding phosphatidate cytidylyltransferase, which produces MSTPQPDVPHEGPDSSGNPMPEAAALGERRARKSQKASRAGRNLPAAIAVGLTLLAALLAGLFLWPMGFVLIAVSAALLGVWEVFRAFEAHGTRVPIVPIMAAAVAIPVTAYFGGQEAQLFALLASCAAVLVWQSLEHPDGATRGVFAGVFVVLWIPFLIGYALLPLHAATPPPGFGLWQGGAVPPSTLQLAVTLLLVVANDTFGYIVGASLGKHPMAPKISPKKSWEGFAGSAAGALVIGVLGAVLLLGRPWWVGAVLAVVMVGAATAGDLAESMVKRELGIKDMSSILPGHGGMMDRLDSILFGVPAAYLVFSLLQGI; this is translated from the coding sequence ATGAGCACGCCCCAGCCCGACGTGCCGCATGAGGGACCCGACTCGTCGGGCAACCCAATGCCGGAGGCAGCCGCCCTCGGCGAGCGCCGGGCCCGCAAGTCCCAGAAGGCTTCGCGGGCAGGGCGAAACCTGCCCGCAGCCATCGCCGTGGGCCTGACCCTGCTTGCAGCGCTGCTCGCGGGGCTGTTCCTGTGGCCGATGGGGTTCGTCCTCATCGCCGTCTCGGCGGCTCTTCTGGGCGTCTGGGAGGTCTTCCGGGCGTTCGAGGCCCACGGCACACGGGTCCCGATCGTGCCCATCATGGCTGCGGCGGTGGCCATCCCGGTGACGGCGTATTTCGGGGGGCAGGAGGCGCAGTTGTTCGCGCTCCTGGCCAGTTGTGCAGCGGTGCTCGTCTGGCAGAGCCTCGAGCATCCCGACGGCGCCACGCGTGGCGTCTTCGCCGGGGTGTTCGTCGTCCTGTGGATCCCCTTCCTCATCGGCTACGCACTCCTGCCGCTGCATGCGGCAACACCGCCGCCGGGCTTCGGACTGTGGCAGGGCGGCGCGGTGCCGCCCTCGACGCTTCAGCTCGCGGTCACGCTCCTCCTGGTGGTGGCCAACGACACGTTCGGGTACATTGTGGGCGCGAGCCTGGGGAAGCACCCGATGGCGCCGAAGATCAGCCCCAAGAAGTCGTGGGAGGGCTTTGCGGGATCCGCGGCGGGGGCGCTCGTGATCGGCGTTCTGGGTGCGGTGCTCCTGCTCGGGCGGCCGTGGTGGGTCGGGGCCGTGCTCGCCGTCGTCATGGTCGGTGCGGCCACAGCAGGCGACCTCGCCGAATCGATGGTCAAGCGCGAGCTCGGCATCAAGGACATGAGCAGCATCCTCCCGGGGCACGGGGGGATGATGGACCGGCTGGACTCGATCCTGTTCGGGGTGCCGGCCGCCTACCTCGTTTTCAGCCTCCTGCAGGGCATCTAG
- a CDS encoding DivIVA domain-containing protein produces the protein MAHTEDSAAAGFDRVGRGDLGYSPKQVEKFLDAARAYLEDRAAAAVTSHDVRTVSFDAVRGGYDANEVDAALDRLEDAFARRERDDLIQEAGQEAWLREIGQLAGLLRGRLMRSDGERFRRPASVKAPSYHVDDVDILCTRLLAYLEQGSPMSADEVRTAVFRTVSGREGYEETQVDAFLDRVVELMAAID, from the coding sequence GTGGCGCACACTGAGGACAGCGCGGCGGCAGGATTCGACCGGGTCGGGCGGGGCGACCTCGGTTACAGTCCCAAGCAGGTGGAGAAGTTCCTGGACGCGGCGCGCGCGTACCTCGAGGATCGCGCGGCTGCGGCCGTGACGAGCCACGATGTCCGCACCGTCTCGTTCGACGCCGTCCGCGGCGGCTACGACGCCAATGAGGTCGACGCCGCGCTGGACCGGCTCGAGGATGCGTTCGCACGCCGCGAGCGCGACGATCTCATCCAGGAAGCGGGCCAGGAGGCCTGGCTGCGCGAGATCGGGCAGCTGGCCGGGCTGCTTCGCGGCCGGCTCATGAGGTCCGACGGCGAGCGGTTCCGCCGCCCAGCCAGCGTCAAGGCCCCCAGCTATCACGTCGACGACGTGGACATCCTGTGCACGCGTCTGCTCGCATACCTCGAGCAGGGCTCCCCGATGAGCGCCGACGAGGTGCGCACCGCCGTCTTCCGCACCGTGTCCGGCAGGGAAGGCTACGAGGAGACCCAAGTGGACGCGTTCCTCGACCGTGTCGTGGAGCTCATGGCCGCGATCGACTGA